In the genome of Aedes aegypti strain LVP_AGWG chromosome 2, AaegL5.0 Primary Assembly, whole genome shotgun sequence, the window AAGACTTATAAATATTTAATGAGATAAACTAGCCTACCGATAGATGATCGGTAGGTATAGGATCTCCCCAGACGGCCTGAGCGTATTCTAGCGATTTTCAAATGGCAGATGAGTTTGGCCTATGAGAAAGTTGGCAAAAAATGTTTGCACTATGAATCGCCTTTTGTGGTTGTGAGTTGGTACAGTTTTGGCATCATAAAGAAAACCGGCTTCGGTACGCTACTTTGTGATATGGATGCTGTGTTCTGTACGCATACTGATCGGATTGGAATTTGATGTATACTGGTTCATTGATGACACCCGAAACAGATGGTCGATGCGTGTGGCACATGTCTTCCGTATTCAAATGTCCGAGACTGCAGGTGTGTTTCAGAATCTTGACATTTATTTGAATAGATGGATAGGTAAGAAACCTTGACAGTGAATTCGTTGTTATTAAAAAGGGTTATGAGTTTCCGGAAGACTGAGGTGGGCCGTTCTCAGTACCTCAATTTGGCTTACTCAGTGAGAATGTACTTTTTACCAATGTGTTtgatttttctttcatttttaccagttttgttttcgttcaaAAATAACGGTTTTGTCTGAATATTGCACACTATTGTTAGATTCAGAATCACACTCAGATTCATAATCCACTTTTTCTACATTTTAATTGCAATTAGGTTTGTCTGTTACACGCTATTCTCAACTTTTCATTATAAACCCTAATTCAACCCTCActtcaattgaaataatttgtcTAGCAGTTAAGTTGTTTATGCTGCATGCATGCAAATTCACAAGTTATTTGTTACGATAGTGAAACATCTAGAAAATCAGCTGTTGCCGATTTCATTCATAACATTAGATTCATTCAACTCATCGTTCCATTGATAATTACAATAGAAtcaattgaaaacaatgaacaaTGGTGCAAACCCCACGGTTATAAGTTAGTATCCATCGGCGGTGTCTCTTCATTCTCGGTAATCACCTACGATAGTGTAGATTGTCCACTCCAAAAGGTAGCAAAAATGTTAATCGCATCGGTAAGCTACAGTCTTGGCGCTTTTTTCCCCTGTTATCGATAATTAATCCGTTTTTGGTTGTGCAGAAATTCATTCTGGTAATCGTTTCCATATCGCTAGTATGGGGATATCCCCAGCAACTGCCCCAAGAAGAAAAACAACCGGAGAGAGAAGAACTTGAAGAAATACCGAAAATATTCAACACTCCGGCAGAGATTGAAGTTCAACCGAACAGTGCGCCGGTTCTGGGAGAAGACGCCAAATTTGTGAACAAAGATGGCTTGATAAGGAACGACAGATCTGCTGCATACACTTACTATTATCCTGGAGTATACTACTATCCACCGAAATTCCGTTGGAACCCTTACTACTACTACAACTATTACTACTGGTGGCTGTAACAAGACCAAGTGCAAGTGTTTAATTAAAGAATAGTGTTCTAGTTGATACAAAAATGCCACAGATGCCATTTCCATACTATTGATAAAGTGAAAAATTCGTGATAAtaattttctttcaattttgTAGGAATAGAAAGAGCAATAAAATCAAGAGAATCGTAGTGGTCTTGGTTTTTAACCTTGTGTTACTACTTGAaagaataccgtaaaacggggtaactttgatagtttgttttcgaagaaaacttcaatatttaagcattctgtttcaaagaattacaatttatatttttaaaacaagtactgacatcctagctatcgactGCTCTTGATagataaggctatccatgacgatttttcgtgataggactgacaactaaaagtgtgaatgcaaccgaaatgaaaaagtaaacaaatcatgcgagtgttatcggagctttacattttcctttgtaatcgaaagtcactccgatcgcgaaacgtcaatagcacatggtaaacaaaaaaaccagctgatagcagctgtctcatggattgccttattgccaaaagatttactttgaatggatatattatttttcatgtaatcgaaagttggttttctgttttggagtaactttgatagtggagtataaatcgaataaaatttaaagaattacggaacatttatagggcgttgcatacctctaggcgtttaacgctacatggaaatttctgacttagattacaaaaatggtcccagtgtgttaaaatggttttcgctgagagatttgagacctaattcatgttctactataactaggctgtcgagaataagtgacgaactcattatgacttcatcaaatagtgatcgtagaacagattgtttgtaagcgtttcaaaaatctcataaatttttaatatttgaatataAATCCCCAAATGCACTCGATTcgaacgaaaatagctttggcATGACGtctcatactaatactctttacttttgcattcgttttgcataactgattaacagaaatttcgttatttcgtttaatatattGTGGGCCTCGCACtaccaaagttacccgcattatcaaagttaccccgatTTACGGTACTTGAAAACTATagtcactttttttttgttttgagcgCCAAAATACAGCTGTTaacttaagagccagttcgcgagaaccgcaaccccctttccaagggaagttgtattgatgttctccgatcaggctgaaattttcagggattgtttttctatataaaagatgatattttgacccccaatgatttcatgtcactaaacatgcgtgattttgttataactatagtaaaagtgatttgttataactatagtaaaagtgcacggattatgttgaattttggcatgaatactctacgttatataaaatttgagattggcatgatatatggattttgaaagtactttaaatcgagaaaaatgagtttttcataaaaaaaataatgattttcaaatcgatttttttcttaccaaccgaactaggtctaaaaactaaatataaagttttgtagggtaactcatgggctttcatttgaggtgtaatccagatatgccgtttcaaaaattttcgaaaaaatttttttttcggggtagtgtttgaacttgagctattttgcgagtaccgcaaccgccttgtctagagaggttgtattgatgttctccgatcgagctaaaatttacaggagttgttttcctatataaaagaagatatttcgctaaattttaaaattttatattagggggaagtggtacaaaataaccactaatgatttaatatataaaaaaatacaaaattaattaaactgctataatagcgataattttgtgtgaaatttggcatgtttacttaactttatataaactttaaaataaccatttggataaaaaatgtttcaattagagaaaaacctgttattttgtaaaattagttttttttccaaatcgaCTTATATTTTGTCAATCGAACTAGGTtgaagttttgtagggcaactcaagggctttcattcgcggtgtaccgtggtgaatcaaaatccgggcgGTATGAGCAGCGTATGAAAGCCTCTTGTCGGTAGTTGTAATACCGATTATATCATACCGTGTTGCCGTTGCcatatctgaaagaaatgtcactttctTGCAAAAGTGATGATGTGGATAACAATAAGTCATTGCACCAATGTTTTCGTTAGCAGCTTCGGCGGTTCAGTAGTAAGCGTTGTTTCTTCTCACGCTGTTTGGATGGGAATCAACTACCGCAttttttaatttggataatGTTTGATGGGTTTGATTGGGAGGGTCTCATGTATGTGTGTATGATGGTATGTTTGCTAGAgatcaatttgtaaataattgagtttagcttagtttagactgactgcacatatggCTGCTATGAGACACTGTACTGTTTATATCTTGAATGGAATTTCGACTATTACTAGCCGTGATGTTTGCAAATCTCTcgaaagagtgaaagagagatgaagattgttgtaaattgcatttttccacggaaaattgtgtgtttttacaaaaacaaaacatatttttcagtacAATCCGTTTAAACGTTACAGtagttcttgtgattttgtgtgttttccGACACAAAAATATTGGGGGTAATTTTGACCCACATTTCCCTTATAAAAAGTGTAGTTCTGCCaaatgggtttctttttgaatagtaatgaacacatattgtgtaagcaatgtttgtgatttagttgtttggacagACATGTTGGTGGTTTAAACTGCAATCATCACTGATTGGTACAATGAACGACGCACAGTATTGTTCTTATTACAAATTACTCATGTGTTGATGATGTTCAAAGTATTATTccactttttttaaaaaattgtgtacttacggcatcgaaacatacaattccaattcaaaaacattgggctccaattccggacagcctatttttactattttaaactatattcacagcatattttttcaatgtggtGTCACAAAACTTTTAAACTATAACTTTGTGTATTATTATGTTACAACCACTACTGCTGCGACGATTGCCTCCATCTAAGCGCTCCTCGAACGCATAGAAACTATCCATGCGAATGAGTGGGGGaatgagaattgaaaaaaatactttctcattgttgattgatcgatgtgaatgcaaaattattataatttatatattatCACTATATCCTTATTAAAACTGAATAATTACAGATAGCACCCTGAATTACCctatatttaattcaaaaatttgaatttgtttgcctagtaagagaccaaatgtaagaaataaaaatatgctATACGATTATCACTAACCAATAAATTTATACCTTTGAGCTGATCTCATCGGGGACATTGATGGGTTTGTTGAACAGACCTCCGAAAGGCAAATACGTCGTAATAACTACAAaaacagctattttttcattcaatatagttgtataaatgttgtcaatttagcattttattggtaaatattatcagattGTCCGAATATTGGTAAAGTCCGAATTTTGTTTCACTacggtacaccgcgaatgaaagctcctgagtttccctacaaaacttaaaatttagttttttgacctagttcggttgacaaaaatataagtcaatttgaaaaaaaaaacaaattttattaagaaaaaaacacatgaatttgaaacatttttctaatccaaatacacccgattctgtttttgcacgggggatgcgtaccgtgcaaaaaaagttttcagttcaaaatttcaaaaaccgtgcaaaaaaagtaacaccatttctcgacgtttcatgcaaaaataaggttttggcggaaaaaaatgtatgaaaactttttttgcacggccgtgtaaaaaaaaatccgtgcaaaaacagaatcgggtgtaccaTGTTCATTTCGAAGTTCATATAAA includes:
- the LOC110676147 gene encoding uncharacterized protein LOC110676147 is translated as MLIASKFILVIVSISLVWGYPQQLPQEEKQPEREELEEIPKIFNTPAEIEVQPNSAPVLGEDAKFVNKDGLIRNDRSAAYTYYYPGVYYYPPKFRWNPYYYYNYYYWWL